In Symmachiella dynata, the following are encoded in one genomic region:
- a CDS encoding NUDIX hydrolase — translation MASQSQQLVEQAGAIPFRKRKGKLEFCLITSARKKKWGFPKGMIDPGETYLETALKESHEEAGLHGEIIGDPVGSYEYSKWGLELNVTVVLMQVSSVDDEWDEQHIRRRCWVSESKARNLIDRTELRALLGDAVERISALDD, via the coding sequence GCGTCACAATCTCAACAGTTGGTCGAACAAGCCGGCGCTATTCCTTTTCGTAAGCGGAAAGGCAAGCTTGAGTTTTGCCTGATCACCTCGGCTCGCAAAAAGAAATGGGGCTTCCCCAAAGGGATGATCGACCCCGGCGAGACCTATCTGGAAACGGCGCTGAAGGAATCCCACGAAGAGGCGGGCTTGCATGGCGAGATCATCGGTGATCCGGTCGGCAGCTATGAGTACAGCAAGTGGGGCCTGGAGCTGAATGTGACGGTCGTGCTCATGCAAGTCAGCAGCGTGGATGACGAATGGGACGAACAACACATCCGCCGCCGCTGCTGGGTCAGCGAATCCAAAGCCCGCAACCTCATCGACCGCACCGAATTGCGCGCCTTGCTGGGTGATGCCGTCGAACGCATTTCGGCGCTGGATGATTGA
- a CDS encoding REP-associated tyrosine transposase — MPNYRRAYAPGGTFFFTVVTYNRKPIFSDEESREILGEVVRECRRDWAFEINAIVVLPDHIHAIWTMPRNDSNYSARWSRIKKEFTKRWIDTGAVNLTVSPSQQRERRRGVWQRRFWEHTILDSDDFDARFDYIHYNPVKHGLVRCPHDWAASSFHRWVEKDVYPKHWGCSCTNPVTMDFGEIEGACGEPI; from the coding sequence ATGCCAAACTATCGACGTGCCTATGCTCCTGGTGGAACATTCTTCTTCACAGTAGTCACCTACAACCGGAAACCAATTTTTTCTGATGAGGAGTCCCGCGAAATCCTCGGCGAAGTAGTCCGCGAATGCCGCCGTGACTGGGCTTTCGAGATTAATGCCATCGTCGTTTTACCCGACCACATCCACGCGATTTGGACGATGCCCAGAAACGACTCAAATTATTCCGCTCGTTGGAGTCGCATCAAAAAAGAATTTACGAAACGCTGGATCGACACAGGTGCCGTGAACCTAACGGTCTCTCCCAGCCAACAGCGTGAGCGCAGGCGAGGTGTATGGCAAAGGCGATTTTGGGAACATACCATTCTAGACAGCGACGATTTTGATGCACGCTTCGATTACATCCACTACAACCCTGTTAAGCACGGTCTCGTACGGTGCCCACATGACTGGGCAGCTTCGAGCTTTCATCGCTGGGTCGAAAAGGATGTTTATCCCAAACACTGGGGATGCTCATGCACAAACCCTGTCACGATGGACTTTGGTGAGATTGAAGGCGCGTGTGGAGAACCAATTTGA
- a CDS encoding prolyl oligopeptidase family serine peptidase, whose product MHHLFRLSALFCLAVLLGRVAFADGLRDNDPTTVRPVPRPGIEVPDEDRQQLEAGLSELNSLIEQLKGKKDPLTVELLPDVEIYHRAVSDALTYNEFFAPGDIAAAKELLVTGTERATQLLKGNAPWTTKTGLVVRGYRSRIDHSAQPYGLVIPENYGFPDGESRRLDLWFHGRGETLSEVNFINQRSKRVGNISPADTIVLHPYGRYSNAFKFAGEIDVLEALDHARQHYRVDDDRIAARGFSMGGAAAWQFAVHYPDRWFAANPGAGFSETPEFLKFFQKETLNPTNYERLLWHYYDCTDNAVNLYQCPTIAYSGELDIQKQAADIMETALKAENIDLVHIIGPQTKHRIHPDSLREIETRLAALAARGRERMPREIHFVTYTLKFNKMNWVTIDGLGEHWQQARVDAKILGDKALQVKTKNVTDISFHMPSGWCPFDIRRPVEIDIDGQLVEAPSPGSDRSWDCSLYQEDGAWKLGTRVTQGLHKKHDLQGPIDDAFLDSFIFVTPTGQGSHPDVHKWVQQEFEHAVKHWRLQFRGHARVKKDAAISDDDIASANLILWGDPKSNAVLAKIADKLPIRWDENSVTVGDQTYPAGSHVPVLIFPNPLHPEKYIVLNSGFTYREYDYLNNARQVPKLPDWAIIDIRTPANSQYPGKVVEADFFDESWQLKPGK is encoded by the coding sequence ATGCACCACTTATTCCGTTTGTCAGCTCTGTTCTGTTTAGCCGTACTCTTGGGACGCGTCGCTTTTGCCGACGGGTTGCGCGACAACGACCCGACGACAGTACGCCCCGTGCCACGACCCGGCATTGAGGTCCCCGATGAGGACCGCCAGCAATTGGAGGCGGGACTCTCTGAACTGAATTCGCTAATCGAACAGCTCAAAGGGAAAAAAGATCCGCTTACCGTCGAATTGTTGCCCGATGTCGAAATCTATCACCGCGCCGTGAGCGACGCACTGACCTACAACGAATTCTTCGCCCCCGGCGATATCGCAGCTGCCAAAGAATTGTTGGTCACCGGAACCGAACGGGCGACGCAATTGCTCAAAGGTAATGCCCCCTGGACGACGAAAACCGGACTGGTTGTCCGTGGATATCGCTCGCGAATCGACCACAGCGCACAGCCGTATGGATTGGTGATTCCCGAGAACTACGGATTTCCCGACGGTGAGTCGCGGCGGCTGGACTTGTGGTTTCATGGTCGCGGCGAAACACTCAGCGAAGTCAATTTCATCAATCAACGCTCGAAACGCGTCGGCAATATCTCACCCGCCGATACGATTGTTTTGCATCCTTACGGCCGGTATAGCAATGCGTTCAAATTCGCCGGCGAAATCGATGTCCTGGAAGCACTGGACCATGCCCGACAGCATTATCGGGTCGACGACGATCGAATCGCCGCTCGAGGTTTCTCGATGGGAGGCGCCGCTGCATGGCAATTTGCGGTGCACTACCCCGACCGCTGGTTCGCCGCCAATCCCGGAGCGGGGTTTTCGGAAACGCCGGAGTTTTTGAAGTTCTTTCAGAAAGAAACACTCAATCCGACCAACTACGAACGCCTGTTGTGGCACTATTACGACTGCACGGACAATGCCGTGAATTTGTATCAATGTCCGACAATCGCTTACAGCGGGGAATTGGATATCCAAAAACAAGCCGCCGATATCATGGAGACCGCCCTGAAAGCCGAGAACATTGACCTCGTGCACATCATCGGTCCGCAGACGAAACACCGCATTCATCCCGATTCGTTGCGAGAAATCGAAACCCGCCTCGCAGCACTCGCTGCCCGCGGTCGCGAGCGGATGCCGCGCGAAATCCATTTCGTGACCTACACACTCAAGTTCAACAAAATGAATTGGGTCACGATCGACGGATTGGGAGAACATTGGCAGCAGGCCCGTGTCGATGCAAAAATCTTGGGCGACAAGGCGCTGCAGGTCAAAACAAAAAATGTCACCGACATCAGTTTCCACATGCCGTCAGGTTGGTGCCCGTTCGATATCCGTCGGCCGGTTGAAATCGATATCGACGGGCAACTAGTCGAAGCCCCATCGCCCGGTTCCGATCGTTCCTGGGACTGTTCGCTGTATCAAGAGGACGGAGCCTGGAAACTCGGCACACGCGTTACTCAAGGGCTGCACAAAAAACATGATCTGCAAGGGCCGATCGATGATGCCTTTTTGGATTCATTCATTTTCGTAACTCCCACCGGCCAAGGCAGCCACCCGGATGTTCACAAGTGGGTCCAACAGGAATTCGAGCACGCTGTCAAACATTGGCGTCTGCAATTTCGCGGACATGCCCGCGTGAAAAAGGATGCAGCGATCAGCGACGACGATATCGCCAGTGCGAATCTTATTCTGTGGGGCGACCCCAAGAGCAATGCCGTACTCGCGAAAATCGCTGACAAGCTGCCGATCCGCTGGGATGAAAATTCAGTGACCGTCGGCGACCAAACCTATCCCGCAGGATCGCACGTGCCGGTATTGATTTTTCCCAATCCGCTCCATCCCGAGAAGTACATCGTGCTCAACAGCGGCTTCACATACCGCGAATACGACTACCTCAACAACGCCCGGCAAGTCCCCAAACTCCCCGACTGGGCCATCATCGACATCCGCACCCCAGCGAACAGCCAATACCCGGGGAAGGTGGTCGAGGCGGATTTCTTTGACGAATCGTGGCAGTTGAAGCCGGGGAAGTGA
- a CDS encoding alpha/beta hydrolase-fold protein, giving the protein MKIILPLAAVCLITASMATAAEEEYKLGPDSMVQEGVPQGTVTRGTWTSDKVFPGTVRDYWVYVPKQYDPQKPACVMVFQDGKWYVNTEQQFRVPTVFDNLIHKGEMPVTIGIFLNPGTFPAEKPDEKPESNRSFEYDTLSDQYARFLLEEILPAVGKDYNLTDDPNGRAICGISSGGICAWTVAWERPDAFRKVLSHVGSFTNIRGGHDYQAQIRKTDPKPIRIFLQDGEGDLDNIHGNWPLANQQMAKSLAFKEYDYKFVYGTGGHNGKHGGAILPESLRWLWRDYPVK; this is encoded by the coding sequence ATGAAAATCATTCTCCCCCTCGCTGCCGTTTGTCTCATCACAGCCTCCATGGCTACCGCCGCTGAAGAGGAATACAAACTCGGGCCTGACTCGATGGTCCAAGAAGGTGTGCCGCAGGGAACCGTTACCAGAGGGACCTGGACCAGCGACAAGGTATTTCCCGGGACCGTCCGCGACTATTGGGTCTATGTCCCGAAACAATACGACCCGCAAAAGCCGGCCTGCGTGATGGTATTTCAGGACGGCAAGTGGTACGTGAATACGGAACAGCAATTTCGCGTCCCGACCGTGTTCGACAATCTGATTCACAAAGGCGAAATGCCCGTCACGATCGGCATCTTTCTCAATCCCGGCACCTTCCCGGCCGAGAAACCGGACGAAAAACCGGAGTCAAACCGCAGTTTCGAATACGACACGCTCAGCGATCAATACGCGCGGTTTTTGTTGGAAGAAATTCTGCCTGCCGTCGGTAAAGATTACAACTTGACCGATGATCCCAACGGCCGGGCAATCTGCGGCATCAGTTCCGGCGGCATTTGTGCGTGGACAGTCGCCTGGGAACGTCCCGACGCATTCCGCAAAGTGCTCAGCCATGTCGGCAGCTTCACCAATATCCGCGGCGGCCACGACTACCAAGCCCAGATCCGCAAAACCGATCCCAAACCGATTCGTATCTTCTTGCAGGACGGCGAAGGAGATCTCGACAACATCCACGGAAATTGGCCGCTGGCGAATCAACAAATGGCCAAGTCATTGGCTTTCAAAGAGTACGACTACAAATTCGTCTACGGCACCGGAGGTCACAACGGTAAACATGGCGGCGCCATCCTACCGGAGTCGCTGCGCTGGTTGTGGCGTGATTATCCGGTGAAATAA
- a CDS encoding sulfatase-like hydrolase/transferase, protein MSRLTLFAIVAISCVCVCDEPLQAANRPNIVVILVDDLGYGDLSSYGATDMQTPHVDQLMRAGMRMDYFYANCPVCSPTRAALLSGRYQELVGVPGVIRTHPENSWGYLAPDAVLLPQILKPAGYHSAIIGKWHLGLEPKNHPGARGFDFFHGFLGDMMDDYYHHRRHDQNYMRRNTETIDPSGHATDLFTAWAVDYIRDRKQRDAPFFLYLAYNAPHTPVQPPEDWLKKVRAREPGINKQRAQLVALIEHLDDGIGQVVAALKETGALENTLLIFTSDNGGYLKVGASNGALRGSKQEMYEGGLRVPMCAVWPGKIAPETRSDHIALTMDLFPTVAAAAGAKIDHQIDGLSILPVLRGESVPQFDRDLFFTRREGGRTYGGKTIDAVRSGDWKLLQNSPYEPLELYNLKDDPLEKNNLIDKRPKIRQRLSAAQRRQIQRSGRVPWQRP, encoded by the coding sequence TTGTCGAGACTTACACTCTTTGCGATCGTCGCGATCAGTTGTGTTTGTGTGTGCGATGAGCCACTACAGGCGGCGAATCGCCCGAATATCGTCGTGATCCTGGTCGATGACCTCGGTTACGGCGACCTGTCAAGTTACGGTGCAACAGACATGCAAACGCCCCATGTCGATCAGCTGATGCGGGCCGGCATGCGGATGGATTATTTTTACGCAAATTGCCCCGTCTGTTCGCCGACACGCGCAGCGTTGTTGTCGGGGCGGTATCAAGAACTGGTCGGCGTACCCGGTGTGATTCGCACGCATCCGGAAAATAGCTGGGGATATCTGGCCCCCGATGCCGTTTTGCTTCCGCAAATCCTCAAACCGGCCGGATATCATTCGGCAATCATTGGCAAATGGCATTTGGGACTGGAACCGAAAAACCATCCCGGTGCGCGCGGCTTTGATTTCTTTCACGGTTTTCTGGGCGACATGATGGACGACTATTACCATCACCGCCGTCACGATCAGAACTACATGCGACGAAATACCGAAACGATCGACCCCAGCGGACACGCCACCGATTTGTTCACCGCATGGGCGGTCGATTACATTCGCGACCGCAAGCAACGGGATGCCCCGTTTTTTCTCTATCTCGCATACAACGCGCCGCACACGCCGGTGCAACCGCCCGAAGATTGGTTAAAAAAAGTGCGCGCCCGCGAACCGGGAATCAATAAGCAACGAGCGCAACTCGTGGCGTTGATCGAACATTTGGACGACGGTATCGGCCAAGTGGTTGCCGCGCTCAAAGAAACCGGTGCGCTGGAGAATACGCTGCTCATTTTTACCAGCGACAACGGTGGCTATTTAAAGGTCGGCGCCAGCAACGGCGCTTTGCGGGGCAGCAAACAGGAAATGTACGAAGGGGGCCTGCGCGTCCCCATGTGCGCGGTCTGGCCAGGCAAGATTGCACCAGAGACCCGTTCGGATCATATCGCATTGACTATGGATCTGTTCCCCACAGTTGCCGCAGCCGCTGGTGCGAAGATCGACCATCAAATCGACGGACTGAGCATTCTGCCGGTACTGCGGGGTGAGTCGGTGCCGCAATTTGACCGCGACCTCTTCTTCACCCGTCGCGAAGGGGGCCGAACTTACGGTGGAAAAACAATCGATGCTGTGCGCAGCGGCGACTGGAAATTGTTACAAAATAGTCCCTACGAACCGCTGGAACTCTACAACCTTAAGGACGATCCACTGGAAAAAAATAATCTGATCGACAAGCGTCCGAAGATCAGGCAACGCCTCTCGGCCGCACAACGGCGACAAATCCAGCGCAGCGGCCGCGTACCGTGGCAGCGTCCTTAA
- a CDS encoding sensor domain-containing diguanylate cyclase: MPLISFVNWDAIPGVAHAAFGGWGVTALGVICILQYVVYLQRTRANQDETTSAFDEIRSELDNIQKDHRITRLENRLLREFVSETDVDRAIRVLLNNLIPNTDRGFAVSLEISGKDISVGQSRGLSREARKALTVDPDILARAAGGEPFVLEGPEFRSSHLAGSLTVADRRHIHRLFIVGIESEDALSGLVVATHLFHAETADQRHFALLKQLVQRISELRRAALALESQRHELTRTNDILELRAITDTRFESPVDMIQEFMTALKGKTAASRAVLYISTTAEGVSRNSFVRCGTVANPNVERQLCQAEDAIATQAHSTLTTQVFNRTDLLRHGIRSFLTHALAVPLVRKGATVGAICLSRDSSDRFDDADIELAMWAADYLAGTILNALQHAQVEQRARTDGLTGMANRASFDEAIKKEVLLANETDECCSLLLLDIDRFKVINDKFGHLVGDHVLRSAAQTVLVSLERLRTHDRVLAARYGGEEFAVLLPGVNETGAARMAEVIRTAISDHTFVFAGATIPTTVSIGVATLPKHAMDVNQLIAAADGALYYAKESGRDRVAIARATDPRRGDAPVTQPGASQSL; encoded by the coding sequence GTGCCGTTAATCTCGTTTGTAAACTGGGATGCAATTCCCGGCGTTGCGCATGCTGCGTTTGGTGGCTGGGGCGTAACGGCGCTGGGCGTGATCTGTATCCTGCAATACGTCGTCTATCTGCAGCGGACACGTGCTAACCAGGATGAAACGACATCCGCGTTTGACGAAATCCGCTCGGAACTAGACAACATTCAAAAAGATCACCGAATCACTCGCCTGGAAAACCGGCTGCTGCGGGAATTTGTGAGTGAGACCGATGTCGATCGCGCCATTCGAGTGCTGCTGAACAACCTGATCCCGAATACGGATCGTGGGTTTGCTGTATCGTTGGAGATCTCGGGCAAGGATATATCTGTCGGTCAAAGCCGCGGGTTGTCGCGTGAGGCGCGTAAAGCGTTGACCGTCGATCCTGATATCCTGGCTCGCGCTGCAGGTGGAGAACCATTCGTTCTTGAAGGACCGGAATTTCGCAGCAGCCACCTGGCGGGAAGTTTGACGGTCGCGGATCGCCGTCATATCCACCGGCTGTTCATCGTAGGGATCGAATCAGAGGATGCATTATCGGGCCTCGTCGTCGCCACGCATTTGTTCCACGCCGAGACGGCCGATCAACGGCATTTCGCGCTACTGAAACAATTGGTCCAACGTATCAGCGAATTGCGTCGCGCCGCACTTGCACTCGAATCGCAACGGCACGAACTGACCCGCACGAACGACATCCTAGAACTCCGCGCAATCACGGATACCCGTTTTGAATCCCCCGTCGATATGATCCAGGAATTCATGACGGCATTGAAGGGAAAGACAGCGGCCAGCCGGGCGGTGTTGTATATTTCCACAACGGCTGAAGGGGTCTCACGAAATTCATTCGTGCGTTGCGGCACTGTGGCCAATCCCAATGTCGAACGGCAACTGTGCCAAGCCGAGGATGCCATTGCAACTCAGGCACATTCCACATTGACGACGCAAGTTTTCAATCGCACCGATCTCTTGCGACATGGAATCCGCAGCTTTTTAACGCACGCCCTGGCCGTTCCGCTGGTTCGTAAAGGGGCCACCGTGGGCGCGATCTGCTTGTCACGTGATTCGTCGGACAGATTTGACGACGCTGACATCGAACTCGCCATGTGGGCGGCTGACTACCTAGCCGGCACGATTCTCAATGCACTTCAGCATGCTCAGGTGGAACAACGAGCGCGGACCGATGGTTTGACCGGCATGGCTAATCGCGCCAGCTTCGACGAAGCCATCAAAAAAGAAGTTCTCTTAGCAAATGAGACGGATGAATGTTGTTCACTTCTGTTGCTCGACATCGACCGGTTTAAGGTGATCAACGACAAATTCGGCCACTTGGTTGGCGACCACGTTTTGCGTTCGGCAGCACAAACAGTCCTTGTTTCGCTGGAACGCCTACGCACCCATGACCGCGTTTTGGCTGCTCGGTATGGGGGCGAGGAGTTCGCCGTCCTATTGCCGGGAGTCAATGAAACCGGCGCAGCACGGATGGCTGAAGTGATCCGCACAGCGATCAGCGATCATACGTTTGTTTTCGCCGGCGCCACGATTCCCACCACAGTGAGCATTGGCGTCGCTACGCTGCCGAAGCATGCAATGGATGTCAATCAATTGATCGCGGCCGCCGACGGTGCCCTGTACTACGCCAAGGAATCGGGCAGAGACCGCGTTGCCATCGCTCGCGCTACCGATCCGCGCCGCGGCGATGCACCTGTTACTCAGCCTGGGGCTTCGCAGTCTCTTTAA